The Streptococcus viridans genome includes a window with the following:
- a CDS encoding HutD/Ves family protein, with product MVTILHLTPADYQISTWSGGQTTQLFLSPKEGSYPDRTFDFRLSTATVEVETSDFSDLTGYHRILMPLTSSITLTHQKKEVVLKPFQSYFFDGGDPVSSQGTCQDFNLIYKPSYQGHMSAISPNESVTSQSRYQWIYALCPLTLEWKKGQSYSLQTHELLFIEQASPLQEMTITFSPLQSGKQPIAIWTALK from the coding sequence ATGGTGACTATCCTTCATCTCACCCCCGCAGATTATCAGATTTCTACTTGGTCTGGTGGCCAAACCACCCAACTCTTCCTCTCTCCAAAAGAAGGAAGTTATCCAGATCGGACCTTTGACTTTCGCCTCTCCACCGCAACGGTAGAGGTTGAAACAAGTGACTTTTCCGATCTCACTGGCTACCACCGAATCTTGATGCCTCTGACTTCATCGATTACACTCACCCATCAAAAGAAAGAAGTGGTTTTGAAGCCATTTCAAAGCTACTTCTTTGACGGGGGAGATCCTGTATCCAGCCAAGGGACCTGTCAAGATTTTAATCTCATCTATAAACCTTCCTATCAGGGGCATATGAGTGCTATATCCCCAAATGAAAGTGTCACGAGCCAGAGTCGCTATCAATGGATCTATGCTCTCTGTCCACTAACACTTGAATGGAAAAAGGGACAATCATACTCCCTCCAAACTCACGAGCTCCTGTTTATTGAACAAGCATCTCCTCTTCAAGAGATGACAATCACGTTTTCACCCCTTCAGTCTGGGAAGCAGCCGATTGCTATCTGGACTGCGCTAAAATAA
- a CDS encoding APC family permease: MNGAHKQSIEEQEKAKFSFSGATLYGINAVIGSGIFLLPKKIYSGLGPASLAVMFGVAVLVMLLSACLAETAGYFDKNGGAMQYSKAAFGDFVGFNVGILGWAVTVIAWAAMLAGFAKIFIITFPAFEGYNLPISIVMLVLLSLMNIAGLKTSKMFTLTATVAKLIPIVLFSLFAIFFISGGVSKGNFTPFLQLESGSNLFSAISSTAVYIFYGFIGFETMSIVAGEMRNPEKNVPRAILGSISIVSVLYMLIIAGTIAMIGGHIMQTDAPVQDAFVEMIGPIGAPLVSYGALISIAGLNIGESIMVPRFGAALADEKLLPADLGKTNSKNAPVIAIIISGAFAFLLLLSGSFESLATFSVVFRFFQYIPTALAAIKLRKMYPDKKVTFRVPFGPVIPVLAVVISILMIAGDNLMNFVWGAIGLVIASGLYFVFHGDKLAKK; this comes from the coding sequence ATGAACGGAGCACATAAACAGTCGATTGAGGAACAAGAAAAAGCGAAATTCAGCTTTAGCGGTGCCACTCTATACGGTATCAATGCCGTGATCGGGTCTGGTATCTTCCTCCTACCCAAAAAGATTTATTCTGGCCTCGGGCCAGCCTCTCTAGCTGTCATGTTCGGGGTAGCCGTTCTCGTCATGCTGTTATCAGCCTGTCTGGCTGAAACGGCTGGCTACTTCGACAAAAACGGTGGAGCCATGCAATACTCAAAAGCCGCTTTTGGAGACTTCGTCGGCTTTAACGTCGGAATTCTCGGTTGGGCCGTTACTGTCATTGCTTGGGCTGCCATGTTGGCCGGTTTTGCCAAAATTTTCATCATTACTTTCCCAGCATTCGAAGGTTATAACCTACCGATTAGTATCGTTATGTTGGTTCTCTTAAGTCTGATGAACATTGCCGGTCTGAAAACATCTAAGATGTTCACTCTGACAGCTACTGTCGCAAAATTAATTCCGATTGTCCTCTTCTCTCTCTTCGCCATCTTCTTTATTTCTGGCGGAGTGAGCAAGGGCAACTTCACACCTTTCCTTCAATTGGAAAGTGGATCAAATCTCTTTAGTGCTATTTCGAGTACCGCTGTTTACATCTTCTACGGATTTATCGGATTCGAAACTATGTCCATCGTTGCAGGGGAAATGCGTAACCCTGAAAAGAACGTTCCTCGGGCTATCTTGGGATCCATCAGTATCGTATCTGTCCTCTACATGTTAATCATTGCTGGAACAATCGCCATGATTGGTGGTCATATCATGCAAACAGACGCACCTGTTCAAGACGCATTTGTTGAAATGATTGGCCCTATCGGAGCTCCTCTTGTTTCTTATGGTGCCCTCATTTCAATCGCCGGTCTCAACATCGGTGAATCTATCATGGTTCCTCGTTTCGGTGCTGCCCTAGCAGATGAAAAACTCTTGCCAGCAGATCTTGGAAAAACAAACTCTAAGAATGCTCCGGTCATTGCTATTATCATTTCCGGTGCCTTTGCGTTCTTACTCTTGTTATCTGGATCTTTCGAATCATTAGCAACTTTCAGTGTTGTCTTCCGTTTCTTCCAATACATTCCAACTGCTTTGGCTGCTATCAAACTTAGAAAAATGTACCCAGACAAAAAGGTTACCTTCCGAGTGCCATTTGGTCCTGTTATCCCAGTTTTAGCCGTTGTG